The nucleotide window AGTGGGCATATCATAATGAAGCAGCCACGGAAAGGAACGGCTTCGACTTCGGCTTCGGAGCGCAAAATCGTGGTAACGCCTCGTGATCTGACGTCGCCAGCGGTAGTTCGCGCAGCGGTTGGACCATCTGCAGAACCCGCTCGATCCAGCTCCCAGGCTGTACGACAATTCCAAAGCGATCGCCCCGGTCTGCGTAAGCCCGCGCAAGTTGTTCCACGCACGCGCCGTCGATAAAATTACATTTCGATAAGTCCACGATAAGCGGACGAGATCTTGGAAATACCTTGATTTCTTCCGCCAGGGCGCCGGCATTCTCTAGATCGAGATTGGCGAAGACATGAAGGATCGAAATGCCCTCGACGTCGTCGCGAACGACGATGAGGTCGGCCGGATCGTCGTGGGAGTAAGGGAGTGCACGCGCTTTTTGGTTCATACGCGAATCATCGCACGAACCGGTGGAGGATTACTAGCTGTGACTCAACGCTCGCTTTGCCGCGGCATACAGAGTGCGACCTTGCATGTGTTTGGGGCTGTTATTTACGGCGGGAAGCGATCGCGCTAATCCTCACCGAGCCGCGAAGCAAACGACCGCGCAGAAGTGAGCAGCGTGCTCTG belongs to Candidatus Eremiobacteraceae bacterium and includes:
- a CDS encoding STAS domain-containing protein; protein product: MNQKARALPYSHDDPADLIVVRDDVEGISILHVFANLDLENAGALAEEIKVFPRSRPLIVDLSKCNFIDGACVEQLARAYADRGDRFGIVVQPGSWIERVLQMVQPLRELPLATSDHEALPRFCAPKPKSKPFLSVAASL